From Candidatus Pedobacter colombiensis, one genomic window encodes:
- a CDS encoding TlpA disulfide reductase family protein, producing the protein MIKKSLTLVVAVLLLAGSSFGQKGKTVTFTGTVKFPDTENKYQIYLGKYEGEGFKKAFKAFDSTKVDANNNFSFKVPADKPDFYQVRVYYFDRIDFWADKDNIHVNVRGIDTAKMKIKNPPYIYMENTSADNDLINDVKLIDYLHYQNQIAVSQEQYKAGQSKDSLWINYMKNGFDRINKDLDIRVKYTINKYKDQPAVLYALNYLSWKRDSELLMSTLDNLTKKYPNLPQARNKKKEIEENMAQTAKIANGQKAPDFAYPDINGKKWSPKDFKGKYLIVDFWASWCGPCRQEIPHLKEVYKKYKDKGLDILAVSVDAKEADWKKAMAEEKMAWTQINAKESKPVMASYLFSGIPYLVVVDKEGNIIEKNLRGETLDKKLKEIFGF; encoded by the coding sequence ATGATTAAAAAAAGTTTAACATTGGTTGTTGCAGTCTTATTACTGGCAGGCAGCAGCTTTGGCCAGAAAGGAAAAACGGTAACTTTTACAGGGACTGTTAAGTTTCCAGATACCGAAAACAAATACCAGATTTACCTGGGTAAATACGAAGGCGAAGGGTTTAAAAAAGCTTTTAAGGCATTTGATAGTACTAAAGTAGATGCCAATAATAATTTCTCATTTAAAGTGCCGGCAGATAAGCCTGACTTTTATCAGGTACGGGTTTATTATTTCGACCGAATTGATTTCTGGGCCGATAAAGACAATATCCACGTAAACGTAAGGGGGATTGATACCGCAAAGATGAAAATCAAAAACCCACCATACATCTATATGGAAAACACATCTGCTGATAATGATCTGATCAATGATGTGAAGTTAATTGATTATCTGCATTATCAGAATCAGATTGCAGTAAGCCAGGAACAATATAAAGCAGGTCAGTCAAAGGACAGTTTGTGGATTAATTACATGAAAAATGGCTTTGATCGTATCAATAAGGATTTAGACATCCGTGTCAAATATACTATCAACAAATATAAAGATCAGCCAGCGGTATTGTATGCCCTAAATTACTTAAGCTGGAAAAGGGATAGTGAATTACTCATGTCTACATTGGATAACCTGACTAAGAAATACCCTAATTTACCACAAGCCAGAAATAAGAAAAAAGAGATTGAGGAGAATATGGCTCAAACGGCTAAAATTGCGAATGGTCAAAAAGCTCCGGATTTTGCTTACCCTGATATAAATGGTAAGAAATGGAGTCCTAAAGATTTTAAAGGAAAATACCTGATTGTAGATTTCTGGGCCTCATGGTGTGGCCCTTGTCGCCAGGAAATCCCTCACTTGAAAGAAGTGTACAAAAAGTACAAAGATAAAGGGTTAGATATCTTAGCTGTTTCTGTAGATGCGAAAGAAGCCGATTGGAAAAAGGCTATGGCAGAAGAGAAAATGGCCTGGACACAAATCAATGCCAAAGAGTCTAAACCTGTAATGGCTTCTTATTTGTTCAGTGGTATCCCTTACCTGGTTGTGGTTGATAAAGAAGGAAATATCATCGAAAAAAACCTTCGAGGAGAGACATTAGATAAGAAATTAAAGGAAATTTTTGGATTTTAA
- a CDS encoding thioredoxin family protein, with protein MKRRLITLTLSIGVMLSATAQNRSINFKHEGSFNEHLATAAKEKKLLFFDAFTSWCGPCKTLAKDVFTVDSVADYFNANFINVGYDMEKGEGIELKKRFASEINAYPTLLFINGKGEVVHKIVGAPSVKEFMELSKLALNPEHSLKGLEKKFNNGDHSLNTITAYLKALGNAYDAEKTKAVATAYFDAMPVAELNKPEIFELIKSYLYNIDAKTFKYILSNRAALGKVHGAEKVDGFLIGNLSREVNGLSSAYYGKKPVDTGKEAWLVKNLENFKNEQAGQLLVRMSLISSRNKGDWAAFNQAMIKMITDVGPIKGASSKTSTMLNFTRKFTEAAPAEHLADALNWADLLLKTDVNVPSVIDLLTFKKVIYNKMGNAELVKETDNMITTQNKIKADLEKNGTSFPGAMRGFM; from the coding sequence ATGAAACGAAGACTAATCACATTAACGCTTAGTATTGGCGTTATGTTGAGCGCAACAGCACAAAATAGATCTATTAATTTTAAACACGAGGGCTCCTTTAATGAGCATCTTGCCACAGCAGCCAAAGAAAAGAAACTGTTGTTTTTTGATGCCTTTACTTCCTGGTGTGGCCCCTGCAAAACGCTGGCTAAAGATGTATTTACTGTAGATAGTGTAGCAGATTATTTTAATGCCAATTTTATCAATGTAGGTTACGATATGGAGAAAGGTGAAGGGATTGAACTGAAGAAACGTTTTGCTTCCGAGATCAATGCTTATCCAACATTGTTGTTTATTAACGGAAAAGGAGAGGTGGTACATAAAATAGTCGGAGCCCCTTCAGTAAAAGAGTTTATGGAGCTTTCTAAACTAGCACTTAACCCGGAGCACTCATTAAAAGGCCTCGAGAAAAAGTTTAATAACGGAGACCACTCGTTAAATACCATAACAGCTTATTTAAAAGCACTTGGTAATGCCTACGATGCAGAAAAAACCAAAGCCGTAGCTACCGCTTATTTTGATGCTATGCCTGTTGCCGAGTTGAATAAGCCGGAAATCTTTGAACTTATAAAAAGCTATTTGTATAATATAGATGCCAAAACTTTTAAGTACATTTTATCGAACCGTGCTGCCTTAGGAAAAGTGCATGGTGCCGAAAAAGTAGATGGCTTTTTGATCGGTAATCTGTCCAGAGAGGTAAATGGCTTAAGTTCGGCATATTATGGTAAAAAGCCTGTTGATACGGGTAAAGAAGCGTGGTTGGTTAAAAACCTGGAAAACTTTAAAAATGAACAGGCTGGGCAACTGCTGGTAAGAATGAGCCTGATCAGCAGCAGAAATAAAGGGGACTGGGCAGCTTTTAATCAGGCTATGATTAAGATGATTACAGATGTTGGACCGATTAAAGGAGCTAGTTCAAAAACTTCTACTATGCTCAATTTTACAAGGAAATTTACAGAAGCGGCACCGGCCGAACACCTTGCTGATGCACTGAACTGGGCCGACCTATTGTTAAAAACAGATGTCAATGTGCCTTCTGTGATCGACTTGTTGACTTTTAAGAAAGTGATATATAATAAAATGGGGAATGCTGAATTGGTTAAAGAAACAGATAATATGATTACCACTCAGAACAAAATTAAGGCCGACCTAGAAAAAAATGGAACCTCTTTTCCTGGTGCAATGCGCGGATTTATGTAA
- a CDS encoding RagB/SusD family nutrient uptake outer membrane protein — protein sequence MKRIYLYQLLVLVVLSITACNKQLDLAPENNLVEDQVLEDKVTAERLVAGGFYSQFLVERNTLPVIDFSTGITTQATNNYYTGSIDENLSTVKDIWAGHYVVINIANVIINNLPSKAKFEVEIQKRLIAEAKFLRAFSYFRLAILYGDRIFDGPSAANNPCVPLRLEGFVRSGAEQIIPRATNKQIIDKVLKDLEEAIPDLPTNYPDAPSGTQDVKLRSRAVKAVGRAFLSRVYLYLNNYDGAISNADLVLGDPNYELAASPAVVFPNNLTVSSGPSNIPYNKEVVYGYPVSWNLYSTSSTTHSYQYNFDATFLNTYMANDMRSTTMVRSVTVLGVTGPRSNKYTSPGLLDNEMIIRLAEVVLTKAEALARRDGVNQTSVDLLNSIYQRAFVAGQKPVPYTMASFATKDALVSRILQERRWELAAEGHDRFDKLRAGLPVNPVLPAGKNTFPIPQTEINITSGVIVQNPGYQK from the coding sequence ATGAAACGAATATATTTATATCAGCTGCTTGTGCTTGTTGTTTTAAGCATCACAGCATGTAATAAACAACTGGATCTAGCACCCGAGAATAATCTGGTTGAAGATCAGGTACTGGAAGATAAAGTTACCGCCGAGCGACTAGTGGCGGGAGGCTTTTACTCACAGTTTCTGGTAGAGCGGAATACACTGCCTGTTATTGATTTCAGCACGGGCATCACTACCCAGGCTACAAACAACTATTATACAGGGAGTATTGACGAAAACTTGTCGACCGTGAAAGATATTTGGGCCGGGCATTATGTGGTGATCAATATTGCGAATGTGATCATTAATAATTTACCTTCAAAGGCCAAGTTTGAAGTTGAAATTCAAAAAAGACTTATAGCCGAAGCTAAGTTTTTAAGGGCATTTAGTTATTTCCGACTGGCTATTTTGTATGGTGATAGGATTTTTGATGGTCCTTCGGCTGCAAATAATCCTTGTGTACCCCTGCGGTTGGAAGGCTTTGTCAGGTCTGGTGCCGAACAGATTATTCCAAGGGCAACCAATAAACAAATCATTGATAAGGTGCTAAAGGATCTGGAAGAAGCTATCCCAGATTTGCCGACAAATTATCCCGACGCTCCCAGCGGAACCCAGGATGTAAAGTTGCGCTCCAGAGCAGTTAAAGCGGTCGGTCGCGCCTTTTTGTCGAGGGTATATCTTTACTTAAACAATTATGACGGGGCCATCAGTAATGCCGACCTGGTGCTTGGTGATCCCAATTATGAGCTTGCCGCCAGTCCTGCAGTAGTATTCCCTAACAATTTGACTGTAAGTTCGGGCCCTTCAAATATCCCTTATAACAAGGAAGTGGTTTATGGCTACCCGGTAAGCTGGAACCTGTACTCTACAAGTTCTACAACACATAGTTATCAGTATAATTTTGATGCAACGTTTTTAAACACTTATATGGCAAATGATATGCGGAGCACAACCATGGTAAGGTCCGTAACCGTGTTGGGGGTAACCGGCCCGCGGAGCAATAAATATACCAGTCCTGGTCTGCTTGATAACGAGATGATCATCAGGTTGGCAGAGGTTGTTTTGACCAAAGCCGAGGCATTGGCCAGAAGAGATGGTGTTAATCAAACTTCAGTCGATCTGCTCAATAGCATTTACCAGCGTGCTTTTGTAGCCGGACAAAAACCGGTTCCCTATACCATGGCTTCATTTGCCACTAAAGATGCACTGGTTAGTCGCATTCTGCAAGAAAGACGATGGGAACTGGCTGCCGAAGGGCACGACCGTTTTGACAAGCTGCGGGCAGGGCTACCGGTAAATCCTGTTCTTCCTGCGGGCAAAAATACTTTCCCTATTCCACAAACAGAAATTAACATTACCAGCGGGGTTATTGTTCAAAATCCCGGATATCAGAAATAA
- a CDS encoding SusC/RagA family TonB-linked outer membrane protein: MKLYAINGDKQRTYALKKILRIMKLTIFLLITGLLQVSAAGYGQRVSLSYKNASIEEVLRQIRKQSGYDFLYSNQGLKDAKPITIKINNATIEEALIECFSDQPFTYSISGKSVVIKNKPAMVLLDPVPVKGKVTNDKGDFLQGVTVTVKGTKIKVITNANGEFNINMPEKSSILIFSCIGYGNKEVAAITARNITVQLDVAAAKLIEVQVVGYGVVEKRSNTGAVATTKPNVLGALPNNLDNALVGRMAGVQVMPSSGVPGSASAITIRGVTSINGKGNSPLIVIDGVPMYGADKDANTVNFSGRTYGTGFTGNVNNSLSQNQRETFERNPLSLINPEDIESVEVLKDAFATAIYGSRGASGVILLVTKRGHLNMPRADVQISAGVNSPFAKHKLMNGDQYSDFYTTYFAQQNKAFVFPKGINTNWMDEIEQTGKTYNATFNISNGNEKGNYYISGSYANESPYIVNNKYERYSGRVNLNQNLSKALSVGTNLTLSTSKNGALNSALLYGDAAIAAPNKPIYNEFGNYVWDNWKNTLVSSLARDNNPVGYAATTINYISDNNVVGNVFAEVKLFPWAKFKSELGVDWETSRAYSRFTSKPRTLGGLASETENWRRKWVVNNTINVNKAFENHTLNGVIGQSFESSIENAVAVTASNFPNDKVLSLNTAGTKTFGSALQQEWALVSYFTRLNYMYKGRYMAGVTYRLDGSSKFSVDRRYVGFPSFSAGWDVSREQFMQKVTFVDQLKLRGSLGLSGSDGGLGYYGNKGIYTNVSGNGTWAGDNAIVPSTPNNPDLKWETRTKYNVGADIILFKSAVNITLDYYSERTKNAILSFPIPNYLGFISQSQNVGELSNKGVEFSISTTNIEKDGFRWNTMFNITRNVNKVEKLYEKNGLTDPIALGKNLEASTGRFLIEGKSATAFYLYEWAGVNPDNGNPLWVDKNGNKAETNVQLVANGGDNNRRMMGDAAPKFYGGLDNTISYKGIEFNAFFSYAYGNKMLNGTKAYLYAYTSNDVNNLSVDMLDYWKTPGQQTNIPALLNRSNFNYNPTTNLPTTAAGTDYTLGRNTSRFLEDASYIKLRSATIAYTIKPAWSKKVGVSNLKLYVQADNVFVITKYSGVDPEVSAFGSSALQMGRDEFTMPTSRSFRLGIKVGF; this comes from the coding sequence ATGAAATTATACGCTATAAATGGCGATAAGCAACGGACTTATGCTTTAAAAAAAATCCTGCGAATAATGAAACTGACCATTTTTTTATTGATAACCGGCTTACTTCAGGTAAGTGCGGCAGGTTATGGACAAAGGGTCTCTTTATCTTACAAAAATGCAAGTATTGAAGAGGTTCTGAGACAAATCAGGAAACAATCAGGTTACGATTTTTTATATAGTAACCAGGGACTAAAAGATGCCAAACCTATAACCATTAAAATAAACAATGCGACTATTGAGGAGGCGCTAATAGAGTGCTTCTCAGATCAGCCTTTTACCTATTCCATATCTGGTAAAAGTGTAGTCATCAAAAATAAACCTGCTATGGTACTGCTTGATCCCGTGCCTGTTAAAGGAAAGGTGACCAATGATAAAGGTGATTTTCTGCAGGGAGTAACTGTTACCGTGAAAGGCACTAAGATTAAAGTAATTACTAATGCCAATGGTGAATTTAACATCAATATGCCGGAAAAAAGTAGTATACTAATTTTTTCTTGTATCGGTTACGGAAACAAAGAAGTTGCTGCAATAACTGCCAGAAATATTACTGTGCAGCTGGATGTTGCAGCAGCCAAGTTGATTGAAGTACAAGTTGTAGGATACGGAGTAGTAGAAAAAAGAAGTAACACGGGTGCCGTGGCTACCACAAAACCTAATGTATTGGGTGCGCTGCCCAATAATCTGGATAATGCCTTAGTAGGCAGAATGGCAGGTGTGCAGGTCATGCCGTCCTCTGGTGTACCAGGATCGGCTTCAGCCATTACCATAAGGGGTGTTACCAGTATCAATGGTAAAGGAAACTCTCCATTGATTGTAATAGACGGGGTGCCCATGTATGGCGCCGATAAAGATGCAAATACTGTAAATTTTAGTGGACGTACTTATGGGACCGGATTTACCGGTAATGTAAACAATAGTCTGTCGCAAAACCAGCGCGAAACTTTTGAGCGTAATCCCCTTTCTTTAATCAATCCGGAAGATATTGAATCGGTTGAGGTATTAAAAGATGCCTTTGCAACTGCAATCTATGGATCGCGTGGCGCATCGGGGGTAATTCTTTTGGTTACCAAGCGCGGACACCTCAATATGCCACGCGCCGATGTACAGATTTCTGCTGGAGTAAACAGTCCTTTTGCAAAACATAAGCTAATGAATGGAGATCAGTATTCGGATTTCTATACCACCTATTTTGCACAACAAAATAAGGCTTTTGTCTTTCCTAAAGGGATCAATACCAATTGGATGGATGAGATTGAGCAAACTGGAAAAACTTATAATGCCACTTTCAACATCTCTAATGGGAATGAAAAAGGAAACTATTATATCAGCGGATCTTATGCCAATGAGTCGCCTTATATTGTAAACAATAAATATGAGCGTTACTCTGGAAGGGTAAACCTGAACCAGAATTTAAGTAAAGCACTCAGTGTAGGTACAAATTTAACTTTATCGACCAGCAAAAATGGAGCTTTAAATTCTGCTCTTTTATATGGTGATGCCGCTATAGCAGCCCCTAATAAACCGATCTATAATGAATTTGGTAACTACGTATGGGACAACTGGAAAAATACATTGGTGTCGAGCCTGGCTCGTGACAATAACCCCGTTGGTTATGCTGCAACAACCATCAACTATATTAGTGATAACAATGTTGTGGGTAATGTATTTGCGGAAGTCAAACTGTTTCCATGGGCAAAATTTAAATCGGAACTTGGTGTAGATTGGGAAACCAGTCGCGCATATAGCCGTTTTACAAGCAAACCCCGAACACTGGGCGGATTGGCCTCTGAAACCGAAAACTGGAGACGCAAATGGGTAGTTAACAATACCATTAACGTAAATAAGGCTTTTGAAAATCATACGTTGAATGGAGTAATCGGGCAAAGTTTTGAATCATCAATCGAAAATGCAGTAGCTGTAACCGCCAGTAATTTTCCAAACGATAAGGTGTTAAGTCTGAATACTGCAGGGACTAAAACCTTTGGCTCTGCATTGCAGCAGGAGTGGGCGCTCGTATCCTATTTTACACGACTCAATTATATGTATAAAGGACGTTATATGGCTGGTGTAACGTATCGCTTAGACGGTTCCTCAAAGTTTAGTGTCGATCGTCGGTATGTAGGCTTCCCGTCCTTTTCTGCTGGCTGGGATGTTAGTAGAGAGCAGTTTATGCAAAAAGTTACTTTTGTTGATCAGCTGAAGCTTCGTGGAAGTTTAGGCCTTTCGGGTTCGGATGGTGGATTGGGCTATTATGGAAATAAGGGTATTTATACCAATGTATCTGGAAATGGTACCTGGGCTGGCGATAATGCCATTGTTCCTTCAACGCCTAATAATCCCGACCTGAAATGGGAAACACGGACCAAGTATAATGTGGGTGCCGATATCATTTTGTTCAAATCAGCAGTGAACATTACCCTAGATTATTATAGCGAGCGGACCAAAAATGCCATACTTTCTTTTCCTATCCCAAATTATCTGGGCTTTATCAGCCAGTCGCAAAATGTTGGAGAGCTCTCTAATAAAGGGGTCGAGTTTAGCATCAGTACCACAAATATCGAAAAGGACGGTTTCAGATGGAACACGATGTTCAATATTACCCGGAATGTAAATAAGGTCGAAAAACTGTATGAAAAAAATGGACTTACCGATCCAATTGCTTTGGGTAAAAATCTGGAGGCAAGTACCGGACGTTTTTTAATCGAAGGTAAATCAGCAACAGCATTTTACCTGTACGAATGGGCTGGGGTAAATCCGGATAACGGAAATCCTTTATGGGTGGATAAGAATGGCAATAAAGCAGAAACCAACGTGCAGTTAGTTGCCAACGGCGGCGATAATAACCGTAGAATGATGGGCGATGCTGCACCTAAATTTTATGGAGGCCTGGACAATACCATTAGCTACAAAGGGATCGAATTTAATGCATTTTTCTCCTATGCTTACGGCAATAAAATGTTGAATGGTACCAAGGCATATTTATATGCCTACACCAGTAATGATGTCAACAACTTGTCGGTAGATATGTTGGACTATTGGAAAACGCCTGGTCAACAAACCAATATTCCGGCTTTGCTAAACAGAAGCAATTTCAATTATAATCCGACCACCAATTTGCCTACAACGGCGGCCGGAACCGACTATACTTTGGGCCGGAATACCTCAAGATTTCTGGAAGATGCATCCTATATCAAATTAAGATCGGCTACCATTGCTTATACCATAAAACCTGCATGGTCTAAAAAAGTGGGTGTTTCAAATCTGAAATTATATGTGCAGGCCGACAATGTTTTTGTGATCACGAAATACTCGGGGGTTGATCCGGAAGTGAGTGCTTTTGGCTCATCGGCGCTGCAAATGGGAAGAGATGAGTTTACCATGCCTACTTCCCGGAGCTTTAGATTGGGTATTAAAGTGGGTTTTTAA
- a CDS encoding FecR family protein, which produces MLEEEFNISLLIALHLRGQLSEQEQTDLTAWLEASATNRAYFDELVDEQAMPAKLVAFNKVDKTAIWNKALKGMNDGPDRKPKVYQLRRYAAIAAALLMVSAIAVFLFSKHRGATLMENNLVNRGVVIPGGNKAYLTLSDGKTISLTDASNGQLAEQAGISIQKTADGELVYKVAKKQTAVGKINTVTTPKGGQYQIVLPDGTRVWLNAASTLSFPITFTDQTNRLVELKGEAYFEVSKNKAKPFIVKSDEQQVEVLGTHFNINAYHDEESTKTTLLEGSVKVAGKGMFGDEVVLKPNEQSILVGNKFSVIPVDPEMAIDWKNGYFSFNKESLPAIMRKISRWYDVEIVYQDNYTGNDFTGIVSRKKQVTEVLDLLELTGLVHFKIEGRRITVMP; this is translated from the coding sequence ATGCTTGAAGAAGAATTTAATATTTCCTTATTAATTGCCCTGCATTTACGTGGACAGTTAAGTGAACAGGAACAAACTGATTTAACTGCATGGTTAGAGGCCTCAGCAACTAACCGGGCTTATTTTGATGAGCTTGTTGATGAACAGGCCATGCCAGCTAAGCTTGTAGCATTCAATAAAGTGGATAAAACTGCTATATGGAATAAAGCATTAAAGGGAATGAATGATGGCCCAGATCGGAAGCCTAAAGTATATCAGTTAAGGAGGTATGCTGCAATTGCAGCGGCCTTGTTAATGGTGTCTGCTATCGCTGTTTTTCTGTTTAGCAAGCACAGAGGTGCTACATTGATGGAAAATAATCTAGTGAATAGGGGAGTTGTTATACCAGGAGGAAATAAAGCTTACCTGACTTTGTCGGATGGAAAAACCATTAGCTTGACCGATGCCAGTAATGGTCAGCTTGCGGAACAAGCAGGTATTAGTATACAAAAAACTGCAGATGGAGAACTCGTCTATAAGGTCGCAAAAAAACAAACTGCAGTCGGTAAAATAAATACGGTTACTACCCCAAAGGGTGGGCAGTATCAGATTGTATTGCCGGATGGTACACGTGTATGGTTAAATGCCGCCTCCACCCTTAGTTTTCCTATTACTTTTACTGATCAGACCAATAGATTAGTTGAGCTGAAAGGTGAGGCCTATTTTGAAGTGTCTAAAAATAAAGCCAAGCCCTTTATTGTAAAATCTGATGAGCAACAGGTAGAAGTTTTGGGCACGCACTTTAACATTAATGCGTATCATGATGAGGAAAGCACTAAGACAACCTTGCTGGAGGGATCCGTAAAGGTTGCAGGCAAGGGAATGTTTGGAGATGAGGTGGTCCTGAAACCTAATGAGCAATCTATTCTTGTCGGTAATAAATTTAGCGTTATACCGGTTGACCCTGAGATGGCCATAGACTGGAAAAATGGTTACTTTTCCTTTAACAAGGAGAGTTTACCGGCTATTATGCGCAAAATATCCCGATGGTACGATGTGGAAATCGTTTATCAGGACAATTATACCGGAAATGATTTTACTGGAATTGTATCCAGAAAAAAACAGGTGACAGAAGTGCTTGATTTGTTGGAATTGACTGGCCTTGTGCACTTTAAAATAGAAGGAAGGAGGATTACTGTTATGCCATAA
- a CDS encoding RNA polymerase sigma-70 factor, producing the protein MVTDVKEDEQYWMDGFRNGNNQALSHFFDLHYKPLSYFATRLTQDAMEAEDIVANCFVKLWKRHEDFQTVNNIKAFLYISCRNACLDHLKQLKRKTTAQEEYFKQLEESEETILFQIIEAEFLQLLNAEIQLLPEKCGEIFKLIYFDGKKTDEIAAELDLSVKTIRNHKARAVALLKTSFLKKGMKDGLYLALLLFLQNR; encoded by the coding sequence ATGGTGACTGATGTCAAGGAGGATGAACAGTATTGGATGGATGGGTTCCGAAATGGGAATAACCAGGCATTAAGTCATTTCTTTGATTTGCATTATAAACCACTTAGTTATTTTGCTACCCGCCTTACTCAGGACGCAATGGAGGCAGAAGATATTGTAGCCAATTGCTTTGTAAAACTTTGGAAAAGGCATGAAGATTTTCAAACAGTTAACAATATAAAGGCTTTTCTATATATCAGCTGCCGGAATGCTTGTCTTGATCATCTGAAACAGTTAAAGCGTAAAACCACTGCCCAGGAAGAGTATTTTAAGCAACTTGAAGAAAGCGAAGAAACTATTTTATTCCAGATTATAGAGGCAGAGTTTTTACAATTACTAAATGCCGAGATTCAGTTACTTCCGGAGAAATGTGGCGAGATTTTTAAGCTCATTTATTTCGATGGTAAGAAAACAGATGAAATAGCTGCTGAATTAGACTTGTCTGTGAAAACTATACGGAATCATAAAGCCCGAGCGGTAGCTCTTCTCAAAACATCCTTCCTTAAAAAGGGCATGAAAGATGGATTGTACCTCGCTTTATTGCTCTTTTTACAAAATCGTTAA